In the genome of Thermus tengchongensis, one region contains:
- a CDS encoding LexA family protein: protein MVPIQLPPGQRRVLKAAADMARKGLSPTAHDLTKALGLRPQTLRQHLEALAKKGLLRLHPGGHGRPTHLELTPEGALLAGLAIPVVGRIPAGPPELALEEAEGLIALPGWPGLFALVVEGDSMAEYLLEGDVVVVERGVRPRRGEIAAVLHEGRTTLKYVYPEGEWVVLRPHNPAYPALRLPAGEVEVQGVFRFLLRGKEALRRLGIFRRL, encoded by the coding sequence ATGGTCCCTATCCAGCTCCCCCCTGGTCAGCGCCGGGTCTTGAAGGCAGCAGCAGACATGGCCCGAAAAGGCCTCTCCCCCACCGCCCACGACCTCACCAAGGCCCTGGGCCTAAGGCCCCAGACCCTTCGGCAGCACCTGGAAGCCCTGGCAAAGAAGGGCCTCCTCCGCCTCCACCCCGGAGGCCACGGGCGGCCCACCCACCTGGAGCTCACCCCCGAAGGGGCCCTCCTGGCGGGCCTGGCCATCCCCGTGGTGGGGCGCATCCCCGCAGGTCCCCCCGAGCTGGCCTTGGAGGAGGCGGAGGGGCTCATCGCCCTCCCCGGCTGGCCTGGCCTCTTCGCCCTGGTGGTGGAGGGGGACAGCATGGCGGAGTACCTCCTGGAGGGGGATGTGGTGGTGGTGGAGCGGGGGGTGAGGCCCAGGCGGGGGGAGATCGCCGCGGTGCTCCACGAGGGGAGGACCACCCTGAAGTACGTCTACCCCGAGGGGGAGTGGGTGGTCCTCAGGCCCCACAACCCCGCCTACCCGGCCTTGCGGCTTCCGGCGGGGGAGGTGGAGGTGCAGGGAGTCTTCCGGTTCCTCCTGCGGGGGAAGGAAGCGCTTAGGCGGCTGGGGATTTTCCGGAGGCTCTAG